A genomic segment from Williamwhitmania taraxaci encodes:
- the fic gene encoding protein adenylyltransferase Fic, translating to MSNAKISIRFFDDREVRAVWDEQNSKWWFSVLDIVAVLTDQDDYTKTRNYWKYLKAKLKKENSQVVSATTQLKFHAPDGKKRLADMLDYKGIIALGKEFPGKKANQFIEWFTYNDESIDGKSKTKAYALFESSFINSIEVGTTKGLQQIHAYLFGGLYDFAGQIRQKNISKGGFQFAVSHFLGDTLKQIEAMPETTFDDIVDKYVEMNIAHPFMEGNGRSARIWLDLMLKKRIKKNVDWSKISKRDYMNGMMLSPTKISVLKTLLNNALTSEINDREMFMKGIDYSYYYEEND from the coding sequence ATGAGTAATGCAAAAATATCCATACGCTTTTTTGACGACCGCGAAGTGCGAGCCGTTTGGGACGAGCAAAACTCCAAGTGGTGGTTTAGTGTGTTGGATATTGTAGCTGTGCTTACCGACCAAGACGACTACACCAAAACCCGCAACTATTGGAAATATCTTAAAGCCAAGTTGAAGAAAGAAAACAGTCAAGTGGTTAGTGCTACTACCCAGTTGAAATTTCATGCACCAGACGGCAAAAAGCGTTTAGCCGATATGCTTGATTACAAAGGGATTATTGCATTGGGCAAAGAATTTCCTGGCAAAAAGGCAAACCAATTTATAGAATGGTTTACATACAACGATGAAAGTATAGACGGAAAAAGCAAAACAAAAGCTTATGCTTTGTTTGAAAGTTCTTTCATCAACAGCATAGAAGTTGGCACAACCAAAGGCTTGCAACAAATACACGCTTATTTGTTTGGTGGATTGTATGATTTTGCGGGGCAAATCAGACAAAAAAATATTTCAAAGGGAGGTTTTCAATTTGCCGTATCCCACTTTTTAGGCGACACATTAAAGCAAATAGAAGCAATGCCCGAAACTACATTTGACGACATTGTAGACAAATATGTAGAAATGAACATCGCACACCCTTTCATGGAAGGCAACGGCAGAAGTGCCCGAATATGGTTGGATTTGATGCTAAAAAAACGCATCAAAAAAAACGTGGATTGGAGTAAAATAAGCAAGCGAGATTACATGAACGGAATGATGCTAAGTCCAACAAAAATTAGTGTTCTGAAAACTCTATTGAATAATGCACTCACCTCCGAAATAAATGACCGAGAAATGTTTATGAAAGGTATTGACTACTCATACTACTACGAAGAAAACGACTAA
- the hisA gene encoding 1-(5-phosphoribosyl)-5-[(5-phosphoribosylamino)methylideneamino]imidazole-4-carboxamide isomerase — protein sequence MMRIIPAIDIIDGKCVRLSKGDYNTKKVYSENPLDIAKSFEDHGIQYLHLVDLDGAKSQHIVNYKVLESICSGTQLKVDFGGGLKSNEDVRIAFESGANQITGGSIAVVSPNIFMQWMKQYGSDKIILGADCKNRKIATSGWIETSELDVIEFIKRYQKEGIKHVICTDIAKDGMLQGPSNKLYAEIISKTSVRLIASGGVSNLNDLMQLKELGCEGAIVGKAIYEGEITLTQLQKLC from the coding sequence ATTATGAGAATAATACCCGCAATAGACATTATAGATGGTAAATGTGTTCGACTCTCGAAGGGCGATTACAACACCAAGAAAGTGTATAGCGAAAACCCGTTGGACATTGCCAAATCTTTTGAAGATCATGGAATTCAATACTTACACCTAGTAGATTTGGATGGAGCTAAATCGCAACACATTGTAAATTACAAGGTATTAGAGAGTATTTGTTCCGGCACCCAGCTGAAAGTTGATTTTGGGGGTGGTTTAAAATCCAACGAAGACGTGAGAATCGCATTCGAAAGCGGTGCAAACCAAATTACAGGAGGCAGTATTGCGGTTGTAAGTCCCAATATCTTTATGCAATGGATGAAGCAATACGGAAGCGACAAAATCATACTTGGAGCCGATTGTAAGAACAGAAAAATTGCAACTTCAGGATGGATTGAAACCTCCGAGCTGGACGTGATAGAGTTCATCAAACGCTACCAGAAAGAGGGCATTAAGCATGTAATATGCACCGACATTGCTAAAGATGGCATGCTACAAGGGCCATCCAATAAGCTGTATGCCGAGATAATCTCAAAGACCAGCGTAAGGCTGATAGCGAGTGGAGGCGTTTCAAATCTGAATGATTTGATGCAGCTAAAAGAGCTGGGATGCGAAGGTGCTATTGTGGGGAAAGCTATTTATGAAGGTGAAATTACATTGACCCAACTGCAGAAGCTATGCTAA
- the hisF gene encoding imidazole glycerol phosphate synthase subunit HisF, whose amino-acid sequence MLKKRIIPCLDIKDGRTVKGINFVNIKDAGDPIELAKRYVEQGADELVFLDITATVEYRKTLIDLVQRIAAEINIPFTVGGGISSVEDVRNLIKAGADKVSVNSSAVKRPELIKEIAQEFGNQCVVVAIDTKFENGEWKVFVNGGRTATPLKTVEWAKQTERLGAGEILLTSMNNDGLKNGFAIDITNQVAKSVNIPVIASGGAGSKQHFHEVFEQTGATGGLAATVFHYGEIPIPELKAYLKTKQIPIR is encoded by the coding sequence ATGCTAAAAAAGAGAATAATACCGTGTCTGGACATTAAAGATGGACGAACGGTAAAGGGAATCAACTTTGTGAATATTAAAGATGCAGGCGATCCTATTGAGCTAGCCAAACGATACGTGGAACAGGGTGCAGACGAATTAGTGTTTTTAGATATTACCGCAACGGTTGAGTATAGAAAGACCCTAATTGACCTGGTGCAACGAATTGCTGCAGAGATCAACATCCCTTTTACCGTGGGTGGAGGAATAAGCTCGGTGGAGGATGTGCGCAATTTAATAAAAGCGGGAGCCGATAAAGTGAGCGTAAATTCTTCGGCGGTAAAACGCCCCGAATTAATTAAAGAGATTGCTCAAGAATTTGGAAATCAATGTGTGGTTGTTGCCATCGACACCAAATTTGAAAACGGTGAATGGAAAGTTTTTGTAAACGGAGGAAGAACCGCTACCCCATTAAAGACCGTGGAATGGGCCAAGCAAACAGAGCGGTTAGGAGCTGGCGAGATTCTCCTAACCTCCATGAACAATGACGGACTTAAAAATGGCTTTGCCATAGACATTACAAATCAAGTGGCTAAAAGCGTAAACATTCCGGTAATTGCTTCGGGTGGTGCTGGCAGTAAACAACACTTCCACGAGGTATTTGAGCAAACAGGAGCAACAGGAGGATTGGCTGCTACTGTTTTTCACTACGGCGAAATACCCATACCCGAACTAAAAGCGTATTTAAAAACCAAACAAATACCCATACGATGA
- the hisIE gene encoding bifunctional phosphoribosyl-AMP cyclohydrolase/phosphoribosyl-ATP diphosphatase HisIE produces MTIDFSKGNGLVPVVIQDNNTLQVLMLGYMNEEAFMKTKAENRVTFFSRSKNRLWTKGEMSGNYLEVKDLQIDCDNDTLLIKAKPAGPTCHTGSTSCFNEVTAKGFVYDLQATINQRIDENDESSYTNKLYRKGINKVAQKVGEEAVELVIEAKDNDDNLFKNEAADLLYHYLILLKAKGCTFEDIEGVLEKRRKSK; encoded by the coding sequence ATGACAATAGATTTTTCAAAAGGAAATGGACTAGTTCCAGTGGTTATTCAAGACAATAACACACTTCAAGTTCTTATGCTAGGCTATATGAACGAGGAAGCATTTATGAAAACGAAAGCCGAAAACAGGGTGACGTTTTTTAGTCGAAGTAAAAACCGCCTGTGGACCAAAGGGGAAATGTCGGGCAACTATCTTGAAGTAAAAGATCTTCAAATCGATTGCGATAACGATACCCTTTTAATTAAAGCAAAACCAGCGGGGCCAACTTGCCACACCGGTTCCACATCGTGCTTTAATGAAGTAACGGCAAAAGGTTTTGTATATGATTTGCAAGCCACCATTAATCAACGGATTGATGAGAATGATGAATCCTCATACACCAACAAACTTTATAGGAAAGGTATCAACAAAGTTGCTCAAAAAGTGGGTGAAGAAGCCGTTGAATTGGTGATAGAAGCAAAAGACAATGACGACAACTTGTTTAAGAATGAGGCCGCTGATTTATTGTATCACTATTTAATACTGCTAAAAGCGAAAGGCTGCACATTTGAGGACATTGAAGGTGTTTTAGAAAAAAGAAGAAAAAGCAAGTAG